Proteins encoded in a region of the Sparus aurata chromosome 6, fSpaAur1.1, whole genome shotgun sequence genome:
- the LOC115582903 gene encoding uncharacterized protein LOC115582903, with product MLNMLWYIHASYSLYEMEAQALLPPTLTVDKPVITETDSVTLNCQSPSSVSECYFRIVSGEPAKTFSCLKTLTGTELLKISHQSSPAEVKVKCFYLQAYQSPESDTSSIIVRTSVPPQLRVNPSVITETDSVTLDCQTPSSVSVSQCHFYTSSGVNVRDSSCLLSLTGTELLKMSHQGSSAEVKVTCFYTVKLGESDSPSPHSDTASITIHILKPQMSLQHVPGDHVLFKCSLPISANPDTRCNLYFGEASRPILTKNTEWKRTWCCQFTVTTGYLLRSLRSVQQSDASCDYSLGGGPNSRSPRSDPYSLTDIVEIESSMTTPTLTLTTGLTMYTSTPVTTVKQTAGRPVGIPDGFMSTFPTSETSTTPNNPEPGDEITGSSVSTAGTEGSSLSASPQKTTLELWIWKFVAVAAGGGVTVGCIMLVSAIRCNQRRAAGPETMKQQEPQVESHEMCHLYDTIPEEPAAPELSHVTYSTVQKH from the exons ATGCTCAACATGCTGTGGTACATCCACGCCAGCT ATTCCTTATATGAGATGGAAGCACAAG CTCTTCTTCCACCTACACTGACAGTGGATAAACCGGTGATCACAGAGACGGACTCAGTCACGTTGAACTGTCAGTCTCCATCATCTGTTTCTGAATGCTATTTCCGCATTGTAAGTGGAGAACCAGCCAAAACATTCTCCTGTCTGAAGACACTGACAGGAACTGAGCTGCTGAAGATATCCCATCAGAGTTCACCTGCTGAGgttaaagtgaaatgtttttaccTTCAAGCGTATCAATCTCCAGAGAGCGACACATCCTCTATCATCGTTCGAA CATCTGTTCCGCCTCAGCTGAGAGTGAATCCATCGGTGATCACAGAGACAGACTCAGTCACACTGGACTGTCAGACTCCatcatctgtttctgtgtctcagtGTCATTTCTACACTTCAAGTGGAGTAAACGTCAGAGACTCCTCTTGTCTGCTGTCACTGACAGGAACTGAGCTGCTGAAGATGTCCCATCAGGGTTCATCTGCTGAGGTTAAAGTGACctgtttttatactgtaaagCTTGGAGAGTCAGATTCTCCTTCtccacacagtgacacagcctCTATCACCATTCACA TTCTAAAACCACAGATGAGTCTTCAACATGTTCCTGGTGACCACGTCCTCTTTAAATGCTCTCTGCCTATATCTGCTAATCCTGATACAAGATGTAACCTGTACTTTGGAGAAGCAAGTCGTCcaattttaacaaaaaacactgaatggaAAAGAACCTGGTGCtgtcagtttactgtcacaacTGGTTATTTACTGAGAAGTCTACGTTCAGTTCAACAAAGTGATGCCAGCTGTGATTACAGTTTGGGTGGTGGACCCAACTCTCGGTCTCCTCGTAGTGATCCATACAGCCTGACTG ATATTGTGGAAATAGAGTCAAGCATGACTACACCGACATTAACACTGACCACAG GTCTGACAATGTATACTTCGACTCCTGTGACTACTGTAAAACAAACAG CAGGAAGGCCGGTTGGGATCCCTGATGGTTTTATGTCAACTTTCCCAACATCAG AAACCAGTACGACCCCTAATAATCCAGAACCTGGTGATGAAATAACAG GTTCGAGTGTCAGTACAGCTGGCACTGAAGGCAGCTCGTTGTCCGCAAGCCCTCAGAAAACTACTTTAG AGCTGTGGATATGGAAGTTTGTAGCAGTTGCAGCTGGCGGTGGAGTGACCGTGGGTTGTATCATGCTCGTTTCTGCAATTCGCTGTAACCAAAGAAGAGCCG CAGGGCCTGAGACGATGAAACAGCAGGAACCTCAAGTTGAGAGT CATGAAATGTGCCATTTGTACGACACCATCCCTGAAGAACCAGCTGCACCAGAACTGTCGCACGTGACTTACAGCACCGtgcaaaaacactga